The following are encoded in a window of Haliotis asinina isolate JCU_RB_2024 chromosome 14, JCU_Hal_asi_v2, whole genome shotgun sequence genomic DNA:
- the LOC137260972 gene encoding RUN domain-containing protein 1-like isoform X2: MDLEIPLPSKMMHETSIVPEDTVDYDSFDEQNYDRPTERWAPLGAAVSPTPSPLESSHMSETEQLKTLEEEQEQLNSSLLALTTHFAQVQFRLKQIVTAAPDDRESLLKELEEFAFKGIPDVRGCKVQDAQILEEMSDKEHEIKISEQREKQRELIQQLKSQLEDLETYAYETGDKEVMPTNQLMEKQRVVIDELKHKLDLDLQNFDRLSTEELRQVVDHAIGQIVNPAKVKEKLVDQLKTQITDLERFIQFLQGEASSPGPLGKERCFCPVHKGSDDTSDSAKECCDTQHKNKFTGPKNQKHLNESTASLMRKALTMLQIYIISQLGCGSREFKRNLLKKTAKGNHWGDLRAKVELAIDKTLEKAQEQEEELETDSENEYSDDSETVKVSSQALTQCVRRDLAMAIRDLMQHGLMEIGQSSSVVPLGCFSGKSQRTTKTLHAWDLLLKYYEMKHGREYNESPARKLSQSFHLNIVGGKPITAKQTLLGAIDTVITSHTPLKRTEDSHFKAFVSLALNEKKLATWLRLLFRTQTLIDLYYQDWSYIARTGFDDTLKSLERLNAVNFRLPVDLAVRNFSNIRDAF; this comes from the exons ATCTTGAAATCCCTCTCCCCAGCAAGATGATGCACGAGACAAGCATCGTGCCTGAGGACACAGTTGATTATGACAGTTTTGATGAGCAAAACTATGACCGACCTACAGAAAGATGGGCGCCCCTAGGAGCTGCTGTCAGCCCTACACCATCGCCATTAGAATCCAG CCACATGTCTGAGACAGAACAGCTGAAAACCCTGGAGGAGGAACAGGAGCAGCTCAACTCCTCCCTCTTGGCTCTCACAACACACTTTGCCCAGGTCCAGTTCCGACTCAAACAGATCGTCACAGCAGCTCCAGACGACAGGGAG AGCTTGCTGAAGGAGCTTGAGGAGTTTGCCTTCAAGGGAATCCCAGATGTGAGAGGCTGCAAGGTGCAGGATGCTCAGATCCTGGAGGAGATG AGTGACAAGGAGCATGAGATAAAGATATCTGAGCAGAGGGAAAAGCAGAGAGAGCTGATCCAGCAACTCAAGTCACAGCTCGAGGACCTGGAGACATATGCTTATGAG ACTGGAGACAAGGAAGTGATGCCAACCAACCAGCTGATGGAGAAACAGAGAGTTGTCATTGATGAACTGAAGCACAAACTGGACCTTGACCTACAGAACTTTGACAGACTCAG CACGGAAGAGCTGAGGCAAGTTGTGGACCATGCAATTGGACAG ATTGTGAATCCAGCCAAGGTGAAGGAGAAGCTGGTAGACCAGCTGAAGACACAAATCACAGACCTTGAGAGGTTCATACAATTCCTGCAAG GGGAGGCAAGCAGCCCTGGTCCCCTTGGGAAGGAGAGATGTTTCTGTCCTGTGCATAAG GGATCAGATGATACATCCGACAGTGCTAAGGAATGCTGTGATAcgcaacataaaaacaaattcaCAGGGCCAAAGAATCAAAAG CATCTGAACGAGTCAACAGCATCACTGATGAGGAAAGCACTAACAATGCTCCAGATCTATATAATCAGTCAGCTTGGCTGTGGCAGTCGGGAGTTTAAGCGCAACCTGTTGAAGAAAACAGCCAAGGGAAATCACTGGGG TGATCTACGAGCCAAAGTTGAGTTAGCAATTGATAAGACCTTAGAAAAGGCCCAAGAACAGGAAGAAGAATTAGAGACAGACAGCGAGAATGAATATTCAGATGACTCTgag ACTGTTAAAGTGAGCAGTCAAGCCCTGACACAGTGTGTGCGTCGTGACCTCGCCATGGCAATCCGAGACCTAATGCAGCATGGTCTGATGGAG ATTGGCCAGAGTTCAAGTGTTGTTCCACTTGGTTGTTTCTCCGGCAAGTCACAGAGAACTACTAAGACACTACATGCCTGGGATCTCTTACTGAAATACTATGAAATGAAG CATGGGCGAGAGTACAATGAGTCACCTGCACGGAAACTGTCTCAGTCCTTTCACCTGAACATCGTGGGTGGGAAGCCCATCACAGCTAAACAGACACTGCTTGGTGCTATAGACACAGTCATCACATCGCACACGCCTCTCAAGAGGACTGAAGACTCCCATTTCAAGGCCTTTGTGAGTCTGGCTCTCAA TGAGAAGAAGCTGGCTACTTGGCTCCGCCTCCTGTTCCGCACACAGACGCTGATCGACCTGTACTACCAAGACTGGAGCTATATTGCCAGGACAG GTTTTGATGACACACTGAAATCCTTGGAACGCCTCAACGCAGTCAACTTCAGGTTACCTGTTGATCTGGCAGTTCGGAATTTTAGCAACATCAGAGATGCATTCTAG
- the LOC137260972 gene encoding RUN domain-containing protein 1-like isoform X1 — MDLEIPLPSKMMHETSIVPEDTVDYDSFDEQNYDRPTERWAPLGAAVSPTPSPLESSHMSETEQLKTLEEEQEQLNSSLLALTTHFAQVQFRLKQIVTAAPDDRESLLKELEEFAFKGIPDVRGCKVQDAQILEEMSDKEHEIKISEQREKQRELIQQLKSQLEDLETYAYETGDKEVMPTNQLMEKQRVVIDELKHKLDLDLQNFDRLSTEELRQVVDHAIGQIVNPAKVKEKLVDQLKTQITDLERFIQFLQGEASSPGPLGKERCFCPVHKFNFQGSDDTSDSAKECCDTQHKNKFTGPKNQKHLNESTASLMRKALTMLQIYIISQLGCGSREFKRNLLKKTAKGNHWGDLRAKVELAIDKTLEKAQEQEEELETDSENEYSDDSETVKVSSQALTQCVRRDLAMAIRDLMQHGLMEIGQSSSVVPLGCFSGKSQRTTKTLHAWDLLLKYYEMKHGREYNESPARKLSQSFHLNIVGGKPITAKQTLLGAIDTVITSHTPLKRTEDSHFKAFVSLALNEKKLATWLRLLFRTQTLIDLYYQDWSYIARTGFDDTLKSLERLNAVNFRLPVDLAVRNFSNIRDAF, encoded by the exons ATCTTGAAATCCCTCTCCCCAGCAAGATGATGCACGAGACAAGCATCGTGCCTGAGGACACAGTTGATTATGACAGTTTTGATGAGCAAAACTATGACCGACCTACAGAAAGATGGGCGCCCCTAGGAGCTGCTGTCAGCCCTACACCATCGCCATTAGAATCCAG CCACATGTCTGAGACAGAACAGCTGAAAACCCTGGAGGAGGAACAGGAGCAGCTCAACTCCTCCCTCTTGGCTCTCACAACACACTTTGCCCAGGTCCAGTTCCGACTCAAACAGATCGTCACAGCAGCTCCAGACGACAGGGAG AGCTTGCTGAAGGAGCTTGAGGAGTTTGCCTTCAAGGGAATCCCAGATGTGAGAGGCTGCAAGGTGCAGGATGCTCAGATCCTGGAGGAGATG AGTGACAAGGAGCATGAGATAAAGATATCTGAGCAGAGGGAAAAGCAGAGAGAGCTGATCCAGCAACTCAAGTCACAGCTCGAGGACCTGGAGACATATGCTTATGAG ACTGGAGACAAGGAAGTGATGCCAACCAACCAGCTGATGGAGAAACAGAGAGTTGTCATTGATGAACTGAAGCACAAACTGGACCTTGACCTACAGAACTTTGACAGACTCAG CACGGAAGAGCTGAGGCAAGTTGTGGACCATGCAATTGGACAG ATTGTGAATCCAGCCAAGGTGAAGGAGAAGCTGGTAGACCAGCTGAAGACACAAATCACAGACCTTGAGAGGTTCATACAATTCCTGCAAG GGGAGGCAAGCAGCCCTGGTCCCCTTGGGAAGGAGAGATGTTTCTGTCCTGTGCATAAG TTTAATTTCCAGGGATCAGATGATACATCCGACAGTGCTAAGGAATGCTGTGATAcgcaacataaaaacaaattcaCAGGGCCAAAGAATCAAAAG CATCTGAACGAGTCAACAGCATCACTGATGAGGAAAGCACTAACAATGCTCCAGATCTATATAATCAGTCAGCTTGGCTGTGGCAGTCGGGAGTTTAAGCGCAACCTGTTGAAGAAAACAGCCAAGGGAAATCACTGGGG TGATCTACGAGCCAAAGTTGAGTTAGCAATTGATAAGACCTTAGAAAAGGCCCAAGAACAGGAAGAAGAATTAGAGACAGACAGCGAGAATGAATATTCAGATGACTCTgag ACTGTTAAAGTGAGCAGTCAAGCCCTGACACAGTGTGTGCGTCGTGACCTCGCCATGGCAATCCGAGACCTAATGCAGCATGGTCTGATGGAG ATTGGCCAGAGTTCAAGTGTTGTTCCACTTGGTTGTTTCTCCGGCAAGTCACAGAGAACTACTAAGACACTACATGCCTGGGATCTCTTACTGAAATACTATGAAATGAAG CATGGGCGAGAGTACAATGAGTCACCTGCACGGAAACTGTCTCAGTCCTTTCACCTGAACATCGTGGGTGGGAAGCCCATCACAGCTAAACAGACACTGCTTGGTGCTATAGACACAGTCATCACATCGCACACGCCTCTCAAGAGGACTGAAGACTCCCATTTCAAGGCCTTTGTGAGTCTGGCTCTCAA TGAGAAGAAGCTGGCTACTTGGCTCCGCCTCCTGTTCCGCACACAGACGCTGATCGACCTGTACTACCAAGACTGGAGCTATATTGCCAGGACAG GTTTTGATGACACACTGAAATCCTTGGAACGCCTCAACGCAGTCAACTTCAGGTTACCTGTTGATCTGGCAGTTCGGAATTTTAGCAACATCAGAGATGCATTCTAG